The Tolypothrix sp. NIES-4075 genome segment TGGTGCGATCGCCCTTATAAAAAAAATTCTTAGAGGATAAACACCCATTTCTAGCGATCGCCGACTACTTTATTTCATCAATTTTCCTCTAAGAAAATTATCAATTCGGCGGGTGGAGATGACGAGCGATCGCACAGACTATGACGAAGTTAAAGGGCAGTAGTGCGATCGCGTTTCAATTATCTACACCTTGGTATATAAGCATCTGTGGACAGAAAACTTGTCGGTTCGCTGGTATATAAACAGGTGTAGACATTGCTCCCATTTTTTCAAGCGAACACGAGTGCGTCTCGTAGAGAGGAAAATACTGAGTGCGAAACGTTTATCTCGGATCACGATTGTGGATTGCTTATCAAAATACTATTGTGCAGAATATGTTTTCCTAGAACACCCATTTTGATAAGCTATGTCTACCAACATAATTACACCGTTGGTTTTGACGATTCCGCCACCTTTAACGGAACACCCAGCTTCGGTTTATCTTTCTTCACTTTCGCCTGGGTCGGAACCGACAATGAAGCGATCGCTCTCCCTCATTGCCCAGCTTCTAACTAATGGTGAGGCTGATTATTTAACATTGGATTGGGCAGCGCTGCGCTATAAACATACCGCCGCTATTCGTGCAGCTCTCATCAAGAATTATGAACCCGCGACGGTTAACCGCGTATTATGTGCATTGCGGCGTGTTCTCAAGGAAGCGTTAAGACTTGAATTGATATCACCTGTTGACTATGCCCGTGCAGTTGATATCAGCAGCGTGAAAGCTAGTAAGGAATTGAGGGGACGAGCGCTAAGTCAAGATGAAATTGATTCATTGATGACGGTTTGTTTTAGCGATCGCACTCCCGCTGGATTTAGAGATGCTGCATTAATTGCTCTCCTTCGCGGTGCCGGCTTGCGTCGGGCAGAAGTGGTTAAACTAGACTTGAAAGACTTGAAATCTGATGGGGAAATTAAAATCCGGTCAGGTAAGGGTCGTGTTGACAGGACTGTTTATTTATCCCCAGGTGCGACGAAGATTGTTAATGATTGGCTAGAAATTAGGACTAAGGCAACTGGAGCATTACTGTGTCAAGTTAATAAATCTGGGCGTGTAGTGCAACAACGACTTACGCCCCAGGCGATATTATTTATTTTGCAGAAACGATGTAAGGAAGTGGGATTAGAACATTTTTCACCGCACGATTTGCGGCGTACATTCGTTTCTGACCTTTTAACGGCTGGTGTTGATATTGCTACTGTGCAGAGTTTAGCCGGACATTCAAACCCTGCAATTACGGCTAGGTATGACCGTCGGGGAGAAGAAAGGAAGCGTATTGCAGCTGCACAGTTAGAGATTTTGGGGCGTTAGTGTTCTGTCCGTATTGTAAAGCGCGTACCGCACGCCTAGAGGGCATTGCTTTTTACTTGAGTAAAAGTTTGAATGTGCAGTTATTCTTCACATTTAATAAATTTGCCCTTTCGCGTCTGATAAATTAAAAACAAATCTTCGCGTGTATTTGAATATTTTTGAGATATGGATAACTTACCAGATGATAAGTTAACAAAAATTGCCTATGGACGCATATTAAAAAATGCACGAAGCCTAAAAAAAATTTCACAAGATAATTTAGCTAAAGCGTGTTTTTCTTCTCGAAGAACAATAATAGATATTGAAGCCGGAAAAATAATCCCTAATTCTTCTTTACGAGGAAAGTTTGCTAAAACTTTATCTAGCCCTCTACTGGAATATTTTCCACAGTATTCTATTGGACAATTTTTGCCGAGATTGAAAATAAGATTTAAGCATGAAAATGTTGCATCTAGATACTTTTTAAATATTTTAAAACCGAAAGATATAGATAGCTTACGAGAGGTTTTTTATCTTTATAAAATGGCATCTCACCAAAAAGATGTCGTACTAATGATTCTTTTAGATGAGTATATTCATACGCGAATAATGAATGCTCATCCTAACGAATATACAAGAATTTTGGTCGGACGATATAGACAAGACTATATCGAATTCTTCAAAATTTGGTTGCCTCAACTAAATTTAAATATAACACTTGAACAACACTCAATCCACTTAAACATTTTTCAAGCTATCCTTGATCTAGACGCATACCAGCTAAGTCAAGCCATTGATTTACATTTAATTAACTCTCTAAATGATGTTCAACGAATTATAAATGCACTTGAATATGATTAAAATATTTTGTAATGATTCTGCAACATATCTATTATCGAAGTGCAGATTATCTTCTCATATAATTACTTTGAAGGTGTGGTTTATTACAATAAACAAAAGTCAATTTTATCAAGAGCCATGATGAAAAAGAAAAATTACCTCCTTACTTGGGATAAAAAAATTCACTATTTTTTAGTATTCATCCAAATTGTTTTTTATTTAATGGCAACATTAAACTCCTATTTGCAGATTAAAAGCACTCTTAAAAATGATGGTTCTACGGGAATAGAAACGCATTTTATGTCTGAATCAGCATCTGTCCGAAGGTAAAAATGGGACACAATGTAAATAATTGGTAAGTCTAGATATCTTACCCAAAAAAATGTATGACTATGAGGGGAAAATATGAAAGTTTCATTTGAAAAAACTTACCCAAATATTGCTCGCTGGGTGGATGAGCATGAAGGCTGGATTGAAATTGGTTATGACGTAGATAGTCCTCTAAGTTCTTTTGTGCGCGCACTCGATTGTGGTGGAATGCTCTGGCAGGGGAAAGAAAGTTATGAAAGTTTAGATGTAGCACTGCAAGATTTAAACGCGGGGCTAGAGGCTGTATTAAAAGATATTTATGGCTCCGGAAGTTAGCTGTACCTGTAAACCTCACCTGACATATTGTATAAGCTAGCGATAAACCTACGCATCGCTGAAAGCGATCGCTTCGGAATTTACAGTTATGCTACCATCAAAACTCAAAAACCCAGCCATTGCGACTGGGCTTTAGTTGGGGTGTGTCCCCGTGGTTTAGTTATAGAAGTTCGTTATAGTTGCAAGTCTTTTAACTACTACCACAGTAGGCTTAGTGATTTCGGAAAATTGGAGACTACATCACCAATATTTGTGATTAACAAAGAATCGCTCTCTAAACTGCCTTTACTTGAGCGTCAGTGTAGAACACTACGCTTAGTAACATTCTCGATGCTGGCGACAAGGTGAACTGTGGTTTTAGTCATGTGCGGCTATCGCAACGGTGTTACTTTTTACTGGGGATTATACCAGCGATCACTTTTTCCTCTAAGAAATTGCTTTTTCGATCTTCCATAAAGGAAATAGCGATCGCAAGAGTCAAATGCTTATTTTGGATTCAGAACCGGAGGGCGATCGCCCAAAATCCTCGCTTGAAAATTGCTTAGTTTGGAGTCAAAACCTGGGGGCGATCGCTTGTTTCCTCTAAGAAACTGGACGGGGGAGCGATCGCGCCTTCAAATCTACTTATCACCACCAACCCAACTGATACCAGCTTCTCTTGCAGCTTGGGAAGTGTAAAAAATCTTTTCGGAACCAAACACTGAACCATTCGGGCTAATCAGGCGAAACTGCCAACACTTGCCAGGAGTGTAAAACACCAAGAGAATATAGCCGTTGATTGCAGAAATGTACTGAATCTGTAACTGGTTCATGCTGCTATTTTAATTTTAGCCTGTGGAGGACTAGATGGAGAAGATAATTCACCCCATTAGATATCGAATCATTGAGCGTAAAATTACGCCTGAAAAGTCTTATTGGCATTTTCTGAAAGGTAAAACTTTTTATAACCCATTGAATTTGCCTTGTGTTGGCGATATTGAATTTATGTTTGGCACAACTAAAAAGAAAGTTGTTGTTGAATTATTTAGAATTAATGGGGGGAAGGTAGGATATTATTTGGCAGATTTATTAAAGAAACAATACTATTATTGTGGTAATAATTGGGAAGATGTCAAAGTCAAGTTAAGAGAATTAGGTAT includes the following:
- a CDS encoding helix-turn-helix domain-containing protein, which gives rise to MDNLPDDKLTKIAYGRILKNARSLKKISQDNLAKACFSSRRTIIDIEAGKIIPNSSLRGKFAKTLSSPLLEYFPQYSIGQFLPRLKIRFKHENVASRYFLNILKPKDIDSLREVFYLYKMASHQKDVVLMILLDEYIHTRIMNAHPNEYTRILVGRYRQDYIEFFKIWLPQLNLNITLEQHSIHLNIFQAILDLDAYQLSQAIDLHLINSLNDVQRIINALEYD
- a CDS encoding tyrosine-type recombinase/integrase, which codes for MSTNIITPLVLTIPPPLTEHPASVYLSSLSPGSEPTMKRSLSLIAQLLTNGEADYLTLDWAALRYKHTAAIRAALIKNYEPATVNRVLCALRRVLKEALRLELISPVDYARAVDISSVKASKELRGRALSQDEIDSLMTVCFSDRTPAGFRDAALIALLRGAGLRRAEVVKLDLKDLKSDGEIKIRSGKGRVDRTVYLSPGATKIVNDWLEIRTKATGALLCQVNKSGRVVQQRLTPQAILFILQKRCKEVGLEHFSPHDLRRTFVSDLLTAGVDIATVQSLAGHSNPAITARYDRRGEERKRIAAAQLEILGR